In Streptomyces sp. HUAS ZL42, the DNA window TCGAGCGAGGGCCGGTTGCGCAGTGCCGTGAGCAGCAGCCCGACGGTGGCGACGAGGATCGCCGCCGCGGCTATGGCGCCGAACACCCATCCGGTGGTGAGCATGGTCTGGGCGAACGCCGGCTGCGGGTCGAGCATTTTCAGGATGTAGCCGACGAGCAGGAAGATCGCCGCGGCGGTTCCGGCGAGGACGGGCGCCAGGACCGCGACGAGCGGTGCGGCGCCCGCGCCGGTGGTCTCGGCGACCTCTCCCATGGTGGTGGCGAGCCCCATCGCGCCGGTGCCCGGCTCCCCGGAGCCGGATTCACGGGCGGACGACGGGGTGGACGGCGCCGGCCGGCGCAGTTCCTCGCGGACCTTCACATAGTGCTGGTACTCGGTCGCCGCGGCCGCCGTGATGAGTGCGGTGGCGTTGAGCGCCATGGTGCGCAGCTGTTCTGGGTTGAGCCGCTGTCCCACAGCGGCCAGTTCCGGGCGGTGTGGTGCGGAGCGCAGCGCCTCATCGAGGATCCGCTCGTACTCCTGGCGGTCCTCACTGTGCAGGTGCTGCGGAACGCTGTTCATGTGCATCCCCCGATGCTCCGTAGGGCTTGGGGCTCGCATGCCAACGAGCCGTCGGGCAGAAACGGAGGGGAGCCTGCTACGGATAAGCCGATGGTAGAGCGGCGACGGCACAGGTTGACAGGGGGTCACCGAAATTGGCACCTGGCCTGCGCCGTCGTGAGGGGGTTCTCCGTGGGAGACGCCTGCCCTGTGAACGTTCAGATGTCCAGCGGAAGTTGCTGGACCAGTAGCTTTCCGGCCATGGTCACTCCGCCGTCCATCGCGATGGCGAGACCGTCGGCGTACACGTGCGGCCCCTCGACCACCGGGCCGGACTCCTCTTCGCCGTCCTCGGACCCGACGTCGCCCAGCAGGTACGGGATGGGGCTGTGGCCGTGAACGATGCGGGTGCCGCCGTACGTGTCGAGCAGGGAGCGCACGGCGTCGGCGCCGCCCTCGTCGCGGAAGGAGAAGCGCTTGGTCAACTTGCGGAACAGGTCCCACACTTCGTCCGCGTCGTTGCGTGTCAGCGTCTCGCGGATGGTGTCGTTGACCGCCTCGATCGAGTCGCCGTAGTCGAGGTACGCGGTGGTGTCGGAGTGGACGAGCAGATGGCCGTCGACCTCCTCGACGGCGTCGAGGCGGGCCATCCACTGCAGGTGGTGGTCCTGGAGGCGGTCCATGTCGGTCTTCTGGCCGCCGTTCAGCAGCCAGGCCGCCTGGAAGGTGGCGGTGCCTGCGCCGGAGTTGACGGGGGTGTCGCCGAACCGCTTGGCGCCGAGCAGCAGCAGTTCGTGGTTGCCCATGAGGGCCTTGCAGTAGCCGCCGGCCGCGGCTGCCTCGGCGGACAACCGCATCACCAGGTCGATGACGCCGATGCCGTCCGGCCCGCGGTCGGTGAAGTCGCCGAGGAACCACAGCCGCGCGGTGCCGGAGCACCAGTTGCCCGCCTCGTCGATCAGGCCCTTCTCCTGCAGCGCGGCGACCAGTTCGTCGAGGTAGCCGTGCACGTCGCCGACGACGTACAGCGGACCGGAGCCGGTCGAGGGCTGCGGGTCCGGTTCGGCCGCCGGGTCGACGGTCACCTGAAGTGTGTCACCGCGGTTGATGACGGGCAGGTCGCGCCGGGTGGGCGTGTACCCCTCCGGGTGGGTCTCCTCCAGCGGCGGGGCGACGTCACCCGGGTGCGTGCTGTTGGCATACGGACCGGTCTCGTGGACATACGCCGGTACCCGGAAGTCGCGCAACGTCGCCGTCCGCTCCACCTCGGGTCCCTGACCGGCCCCCTGAGTCATCAGACCCCTCCACCATCGCGCCGCATCTGCACCGCATCGGACTGCCTGGTCGCAGCGGCCCGCGGTGTCGTGGGCCCATCATAGGAATGCGGATCGCGCCGTGTGATGACCCAGGGGTGGTGAATCGGAGCGGGACTCCACTTCACCGCGGCATTCGCCCCGATTGGGCCCGGCTTCGACCGCCCGGCGAAGCGTCCTCGTTCACTTCTCCTCGGGTGACCGGGGCGGGCTGACCGTCGTCCGGGGCAGACGTCGCTGGGACGAGGTACGCACGATCAGTTCGGTCGGTATCACCTGCTCGACCGGTTGATCCGATTCGACGCCCTCGATGGCGTCGATGAGGAGCTGGACCACCGCGGTGCCGATCCGGCGCGGTTTCAGCGAGAGGGTCGTGACGGGCGGCTCGGTGTTGGCGTACACGGTGGACTCGCTGCAGCAGACCAGCAGCAGGTCCTCCGGGACGCGTAGCCCGTAGCGGCGGGCGGCGGCGAGCAGGTCGGTGCCGTTGGGGTCGAACAGGCCGTACACGGCGTCGGGCCGGTCGGGCCGGGCGAGCAGCCGGTCGGCGGCGACGGCGCCCGCGCACGGGTCGTGGGCGGGGTAGGCCTCGTACACCGGGTCCTGGCCGACGCGCTCGCACCAGCGCAGGTACGCCGTGGTCGACAGACGGGTGTAGGTGTCGGTGGTCGTCCCCGTCAGCAGGCCGATGCGGCGTGCGCCGGCGTCGGCCAGGTGGTCGAGGATGCCGAGGACGGCGGCCTCGTGGTCGTTGTCGACCCAGGCCGTGACCGGCAGCGAGCCGGCCGGGCGGCCGTCGGAGACCACCGGTAAACCCTGCCTGACCAGTTCGCTGACGACCGGGTCCTGGTCGGACGGGTCGATGACGACCGTGCCGTCCAGGGCCACGTTCGACCACACGTCGTGGCGCGAGGTCGCGGGCAGGATGACGAGCGCGTAGCCGCGGGCGAGCGCGGCCGAGGTGGCGGCGCGCGCCATCTCGGCGAAGTACGCGAATTCGGTGAAGGTGAAAGGTTCATCCCCGTACGTCGTCACGGTCAGGCCGATGAGGCCCGACTTGCCCGTGCGGAGGGTCCGGGCCGCGGCCGAGGGGCGGTAGCCCAGCCGGTCGGCGACCTCGCGGACATGGCGTCGGGTGGCGTCCGGGAGCCGCCCCTTACCGTTGAGGGCATCGGAGACGGTCGTGATGGAGACTCCGGCGGCGGCGGCCACGTCTCTGATGCCCGCCCGGCCCGGCCGGCTTCCTCGCCTGGAGGCTTCCCCGCGGCTCACCTGGTGCTTCCCTGCTGCTGTCATGGCGAGCCGATAGTAGGGCTCATGCGGTGGGGTAGGGCGGACGCATATGCGCGCGTTGACAGACACGTTTCTGCAAGGTCATCAAGGGTCAACTGCCTTGGAATTTAAGCCAGTTGGGCGATTCAATGCTAGGACGTGGCGTGCCGACACGCATGAGCCTGCCAAGTCTCGGAAGTCTCGAAGAGGTCTCAACTCACCTTCACGGGCGATGCGCGCCACGGCGTAAGCCACCGGCGCATAGATATATGTGCAGCGCGCCCCCTGATTCGTACGCCTTCGTACGGTGATGCCCCTGATGCCAGTGGGGCTGATGAGGTTTGCTGTCTCGCCTGTACGCAGCCGCGCCGAATCCTCATAAGGTGAGAAGTATTGGAAGCCGGCGGCAGCGATGGGCCGCCGGTGGTCGCGAGGAGGACTGCGGTGAGCGAGACGAGCCCCAAGCTGCGCGCCGAGCTGGAGGGTATCCCCACCTACAAGCCGGGCAAGCCGGCCGCGGCCGGTGGCCCGGTGGCCTACAAGCTGTCCTCCAACGA includes these proteins:
- a CDS encoding metallophosphoesterase, which encodes MTQGAGQGPEVERTATLRDFRVPAYVHETGPYANSTHPGDVAPPLEETHPEGYTPTRRDLPVINRGDTLQVTVDPAAEPDPQPSTGSGPLYVVGDVHGYLDELVAALQEKGLIDEAGNWCSGTARLWFLGDFTDRGPDGIGVIDLVMRLSAEAAAAGGYCKALMGNHELLLLGAKRFGDTPVNSGAGTATFQAAWLLNGGQKTDMDRLQDHHLQWMARLDAVEEVDGHLLVHSDTTAYLDYGDSIEAVNDTIRETLTRNDADEVWDLFRKLTKRFSFRDEGGADAVRSLLDTYGGTRIVHGHSPIPYLLGDVGSEDGEEESGPVVEGPHVYADGLAIAMDGGVTMAGKLLVQQLPLDI
- a CDS encoding LacI family DNA-binding transcriptional regulator, which codes for MTAAGKHQVSRGEASRRGSRPGRAGIRDVAAAAGVSITTVSDALNGKGRLPDATRRHVREVADRLGYRPSAAARTLRTGKSGLIGLTVTTYGDEPFTFTEFAYFAEMARAATSAALARGYALVILPATSRHDVWSNVALDGTVVIDPSDQDPVVSELVRQGLPVVSDGRPAGSLPVTAWVDNDHEAAVLGILDHLADAGARRIGLLTGTTTDTYTRLSTTAYLRWCERVGQDPVYEAYPAHDPCAGAVAADRLLARPDRPDAVYGLFDPNGTDLLAAARRYGLRVPEDLLLVCCSESTVYANTEPPVTTLSLKPRRIGTAVVQLLIDAIEGVESDQPVEQVIPTELIVRTSSQRRLPRTTVSPPRSPEEK